The Haloplasma contractile SSD-17B genome includes a window with the following:
- a CDS encoding YitT family protein has translation MKEKVLNYILLTTGVVLSAYAITAILRVNNLVTGGITGISIILEEITPLPFGLIYYLLSIVVLILTYLFLGKHELYKILFLSLFFPLVLILFEHLGYEFIKGDIFLATIYYGVIAGAGSGLIIRSGYTSGGSDTIAKIMYRKFVPFMSIGQILLIIDGLIVIASVLVFDFEIALYAIITKFVSIKTIDLVVFGIGTRRVKVEIISRAPQEIIDYIINDIKRGVSIFELKGGYKGGRYKQLVTICSPRESIKIKNKIAKIDEHAFVYVIALSSVWGGGFLSINRDDLA, from the coding sequence ATGAAAGAAAAAGTATTAAATTATATACTCTTAACGACAGGAGTAGTGTTATCAGCCTATGCGATTACCGCGATCCTACGTGTGAACAATCTAGTAACAGGTGGTATTACGGGAATTTCAATAATTTTAGAAGAAATAACGCCATTACCGTTTGGCTTAATTTATTATCTTTTATCTATCGTTGTACTGATTTTGACGTATTTATTTCTAGGAAAGCATGAACTGTACAAGATTTTATTTTTATCACTATTTTTCCCACTCGTTCTAATTCTATTTGAACATTTAGGTTATGAGTTCATCAAGGGAGATATCTTTCTTGCGACCATCTATTATGGTGTGATTGCTGGTGCTGGCTCAGGTCTAATTATAAGAAGTGGCTACACATCCGGTGGTTCTGATACAATTGCAAAGATTATGTATCGAAAATTTGTTCCTTTTATGAGTATTGGACAAATTCTGTTAATCATCGATGGACTCATCGTTATTGCATCGGTCTTAGTGTTTGACTTTGAAATCGCGTTATATGCGATTATAACTAAATTTGTATCAATAAAGACAATTGATTTAGTTGTATTCGGTATAGGGACTCGTCGCGTTAAAGTTGAAATTATTAGTCGCGCTCCACAAGAAATTATCGACTATATTATTAATGATATAAAGCGTGGGGTTAGCATTTTCGAATTAAAAGGTGGCTATAAAGGCGGGCGGTATAAACAACTTGTCACAATATGTTCACCACGTGAAAGTATTAAAATTAAAAATAAAATAGCAAAGATTGATGAACATGCTTTTGTATATGTCATAGCACTATCGTCTGTTTGGGGTGGCGGATTTTTAAGTATAAACCGAGATGATTTAGCTTAA
- a CDS encoding lysylphosphatidylglycerol synthase transmembrane domain-containing protein, producing the protein MKGLIHKYRKNIIIIFAIALMIYFYFGSKQDLNLIMEHFKKIKLMYMILAFAIFNIYIFLEGLVLYLFSKFKILGIKFKDSYRLNLATQFFNSITPFATGGQPFQVYYLGTRGAKVSDATCVAIMNFITYSISIVLFGIFAIFTRYDYFNQQTDYGYLLLIGFGMNIFITLSTFVLAESKFIYNIIVNKIMLGLAKLNWLKRFKLEDKANKFSNFIEEFHKELIILKKNKGLLFKTISLHMIRNLIFYFIPILIFIGLGLEVKGHVFNLLVTMMFIQMIMSYTPTPGATGGAEFAFVSLFAIFFKEDVLFVAMLLWRLITYYLFILMGFLATISLNYKKSLESRSVAKRRSRRRIKKESKTTI; encoded by the coding sequence GTGAAAGGTCTTATTCATAAATATCGAAAAAATATTATAATTATCTTTGCAATTGCTCTTATGATTTATTTTTACTTTGGGAGCAAGCAAGATTTAAATTTAATTATGGAACATTTTAAAAAAATTAAACTAATGTATATGATTCTTGCGTTTGCTATTTTTAACATTTATATTTTTTTAGAGGGATTAGTTTTGTATCTGTTCTCAAAATTTAAAATCTTGGGGATTAAATTTAAAGACTCCTACAGGTTAAATTTAGCGACTCAATTCTTTAATTCAATCACGCCGTTTGCAACAGGGGGACAACCTTTTCAGGTATACTATCTAGGAACAAGAGGCGCAAAGGTGTCAGATGCCACTTGTGTTGCAATCATGAACTTTATTACTTATTCGATTTCAATTGTGTTATTTGGTATATTTGCAATCTTCACACGTTATGATTACTTTAATCAACAGACGGATTATGGTTATCTCCTTCTTATTGGGTTTGGGATGAATATTTTTATAACGTTATCTACTTTCGTACTAGCTGAATCTAAATTCATTTATAATATAATTGTCAATAAAATTATGCTTGGACTCGCAAAACTTAATTGGCTGAAGCGATTTAAATTAGAAGATAAGGCTAATAAGTTTTCAAATTTTATCGAAGAATTCCATAAGGAACTCATAATTTTGAAGAAAAATAAGGGGTTATTGTTTAAAACAATCTCACTCCATATGATTAGAAACTTAATTTTTTACTTTATTCCAATTTTAATTTTTATAGGTTTAGGTTTAGAGGTTAAAGGTCATGTTTTTAATTTGCTTGTTACCATGATGTTTATCCAAATGATTATGTCATATACGCCAACTCCTGGTGCAACAGGTGGTGCAGAGTTTGCATTTGTTTCATTGTTTGCTATTTTTTTTAAGGAAGATGTTTTATTTGTTGCCATGTTGCTATGGAGATTAATTACCTATTATCTATTTATTCTAATGGGATTTTTAGCAACAATCAGTTTGAATTATAAGAAAAGTTTAGAGTCAAGAAGCGTGGCAAAAAGACGTTCTAGAAGACGAATAAAAAAAGAATCGAAGACAACCATATAA